In Blautia sp. SC05B48, a single genomic region encodes these proteins:
- a CDS encoding ABC transporter ATP-binding protein, translated as MKGPGGPGPRGMGTPEQPGKLLGRLARYIFKNYSIHIVIVVICIFVSVLANVQGTMFMKTLIDQYITPLLSADTPDFGPLAAAIARVACFYAIGVIATYTYNRIMINVSQGTLRNLRNDMFATMETLPIKYFDTHAHGDIMSIYTNDIDTLRQMISQSFPQLLSSVITIVSVLVSMLILNVPLTVVTLLMVAIMMTASRKLAGLSGKYFLEQQTNLGIVNGYIEEMMEGQKVVKVFCHEDESIRKFDELNDQLFTSADNANRFANILMPVVAQLGNVSYVICAMVGGILAINGIGSFTLGGLASFLTFNKSFNMPINQVSQQFNSIVMALAGAKRIFDLLDEKPEVDEGYVTLVNAKEENGVLTESDKRTGRWAWKHFHKAEGTTDYIELKGDMVLEDVDFGYNSNKIVLHDINMYAQPGQKIAFVGSTGAGKTTITNLLNRFYDIQKGKIRYDGINITKIKKDDLRRSMGIVLQDTNLFTATVMENIRYGKLDATDEEVIAAAKLANADGFIRRLPQGYNTLLRGNGANLSQGQRQLLSIARAAVADPPVLILDEATSSIDTRTEKLVQDGMDKLMEGRTTFVIAHRLSTVRNSDCIMVLEQGHIIERGSHEELLAQKGRYYQLYNG; from the coding sequence ATGAAAGGCCCGGGCGGTCCTGGCCCAAGGGGTATGGGAACACCGGAGCAGCCGGGAAAGCTTCTGGGACGCCTTGCCCGTTATATCTTTAAAAACTACAGTATCCATATCGTGATCGTGGTGATCTGCATTTTTGTCAGTGTTCTTGCCAATGTACAGGGAACCATGTTCATGAAAACCCTGATCGACCAGTATATCACACCGCTTCTCTCAGCAGATACACCGGATTTCGGGCCTCTGGCTGCAGCCATCGCACGTGTAGCATGCTTTTACGCCATTGGTGTTATTGCCACCTATACTTATAACCGTATCATGATCAATGTTTCCCAGGGAACCTTACGTAACCTCCGAAACGATATGTTTGCAACGATGGAAACGCTTCCCATCAAATATTTTGACACTCACGCACACGGCGATATCATGTCCATCTACACCAACGACATTGATACCCTGCGCCAGATGATCAGCCAGAGCTTTCCGCAGCTGCTTTCCAGTGTGATCACCATCGTCAGTGTTCTTGTAAGTATGCTGATCCTGAATGTTCCGCTTACTGTAGTTACTCTGCTTATGGTTGCCATTATGATGACTGCCAGCCGGAAGCTTGCAGGCTTAAGCGGAAAATATTTCCTGGAGCAGCAGACCAACCTTGGTATTGTCAATGGTTATATCGAAGAGATGATGGAGGGTCAGAAGGTTGTCAAGGTCTTCTGCCATGAGGACGAAAGCATCCGGAAATTTGATGAACTGAACGACCAGCTTTTCACCAGCGCAGACAATGCAAACCGTTTCGCCAACATCCTGATGCCTGTGGTCGCACAGCTTGGAAATGTCAGCTATGTGATCTGCGCCATGGTGGGCGGTATCCTTGCTATCAACGGCATCGGCAGCTTCACACTTGGCGGGCTTGCCAGCTTCCTGACCTTCAATAAGAGCTTCAACATGCCTATCAACCAGGTCAGCCAGCAGTTCAACAGTATTGTTATGGCTCTTGCAGGTGCAAAACGTATCTTTGATCTTCTGGATGAAAAACCGGAAGTGGATGAAGGCTACGTTACTCTCGTCAATGCAAAAGAGGAAAACGGTGTTCTTACCGAATCCGACAAACGTACCGGCCGCTGGGCATGGAAGCATTTCCACAAAGCTGAGGGTACCACTGATTATATCGAGCTGAAGGGTGATATGGTCCTGGAGGATGTAGACTTTGGTTATAATTCCAACAAGATCGTTCTCCATGACATCAATATGTATGCACAGCCAGGCCAGAAGATCGCTTTTGTAGGCTCCACCGGCGCCGGAAAAACCACCATTACCAATCTTCTGAACCGTTTTTACGACATTCAGAAGGGTAAGATCCGTTATGACGGCATCAACATCACCAAGATCAAAAAAGATGATCTCAGACGCTCCATGGGCATCGTTCTTCAGGATACCAACCTGTTCACAGCAACCGTTATGGAAAATATCCGCTACGGAAAGCTGGATGCCACAGATGAGGAGGTTATCGCAGCAGCAAAGCTTGCCAACGCCGACGGTTTCATCCGCAGGCTTCCGCAGGGTTATAATACCCTTCTCCGCGGAAACGGTGCAAACTTAAGTCAGGGCCAGCGACAGCTTCTCTCCATTGCCCGTGCAGCCGTTGCAGACCCGCCCGTCCTGATCCTGGACGAGGCCACCAGCTCCATTGATACCCGTACCGAAAAGCTTGTACAGGATGGTATGGATAAGCTGATGGAAGGCAGGACGACCTTTGTGATCGCCCACAGACTTTCCACAGTACGCAACAGTGACTGCATCATGGTCCTGGAGCAAGGACACATCATCGAGCGTGGTTCCCACGAGGAGCTGCTTGCACAGAAGGGCCGGTATTATCAGCTGTATAACGGCTGA
- a CDS encoding transglutaminase domain-containing protein, with protein MKQTEEYYYGKMPKDKQNVYRAMLHGLMELSDEFLIPQVPTTDGNWLYDVFFQLRLDHPEIFWAVGFKYRYYKDSPNLILIPEYIFDKNKIREQQKALGARVDKLVRTAMKFSEWDKEKYVHDFICENIRYDKLKKPYSHEIIGPLGHGVGVCEGIAKSVKVLCDALGVWCIIAICGNNPEKGIKYRHTWNIVRINGQYYHLDATFDNTLGKNEDGSTNIRYDYFNLDDKNIFRDHEPLIAPAPPCPDGNHFYYREKKLSFTKLEDVYKRALQAAKKGREFTFHWRGGYLTREVLADLVDQIQAAGKTRDKKAIITLNWPQAVLRFHFVEQQAEGKVFIEEVNEGEKL; from the coding sequence ATGAAACAAACTGAAGAATATTACTACGGCAAAATGCCGAAAGATAAACAAAACGTGTACCGTGCAATGCTTCACGGGCTTATGGAGCTTTCCGACGAGTTCCTGATCCCGCAGGTACCAACCACCGATGGAAACTGGCTCTATGATGTATTTTTCCAGCTTCGTCTGGATCACCCGGAGATTTTCTGGGCTGTGGGGTTTAAATACCGTTATTACAAGGACTCGCCAAATCTGATACTGATTCCTGAATATATCTTCGACAAAAATAAAATCCGAGAGCAACAGAAAGCCCTGGGAGCCCGCGTAGACAAGCTTGTGCGCACCGCCATGAAGTTTTCCGAGTGGGATAAGGAAAAATATGTCCATGACTTCATCTGCGAAAATATCCGCTACGACAAGCTGAAAAAGCCATATTCCCACGAGATCATCGGGCCTCTGGGCCATGGTGTCGGTGTCTGCGAGGGAATCGCCAAATCCGTAAAGGTCCTCTGTGATGCCCTTGGTGTATGGTGTATTATCGCCATCTGTGGGAACAATCCGGAAAAAGGGATCAAATACCGTCATACCTGGAACATCGTCCGGATCAACGGACAGTACTATCATCTGGATGCCACCTTCGATAATACTCTGGGCAAAAACGAAGACGGCTCAACCAATATCCGTTACGATTATTTTAATCTGGATGACAAAAACATCTTCCGTGACCATGAACCACTGATCGCTCCGGCACCTCCCTGCCCGGATGGAAACCACTTTTATTACCGTGAGAAAAAGCTATCCTTCACCAAATTGGAAGACGTATACAAACGTGCCCTCCAGGCCGCAAAAAAAGGCCGCGAATTCACCTTCCACTGGCGAGGCGGATATCTCACCCGTGAAGTCCTCGCAGACCTTGTAGATCAGATCCAGGCCGCAGGAAAGACACGGGACAAAAAAGCCATCATCACACTCAACTGGCCTCAGGCTGTACTTCGATTTCATTTTGTGGAACAGCAGGCGGAAGGGAAGGTGTTTATTGAGGAAGTGAATGAAGGGGAGAAACTGTAG
- a CDS encoding GH3 family domain-containing protein, giving the protein MSLGEKLRKQQYDAIWKEYCGFLDLTMQDYMKIQNRLMEEQIQLWSDCELGKSILKGRRPSGIDEFRRLVPLTTYEDYADMLLQKRSETLPGNPIIWIQTTWEGGRHPIKVAPYTRSMLDTYRNNVVACLILATSREKGKFDVEETDKILYGLAPLPFATGLFPLALKEDIDIRFLPEVEDAVNMSFGERNKEGFKMAMKQDVEFFFGLGSVAYAVSQSLTGSVSSGKSKTSFSELLQYKPKMLKRILNAKKICKKEKRELLPKDLFHLKGFMVAGTDNQCYKDDLEEMWGVRPMELFAGTEPSIIGTETWTRNGMYFFPDTCFYEFITEKDMLHNYEDPTFTPPTYLMDEVVPGEKYELVITVLKGGAFARYRVGDMYRCVGLTNQEDRTQIPRFEYIDRVPWIIDIAGFTRISENGIKSVIQLSGQPVTDWIAVKEYNEKKRPYLHLYIEVKKEALMYQAMSTDILKELLTTYFKYIDQDYRDLKKILGMDPLVVTILRCGTFHLYESRKGRKPRHMSTPYYEVAELLRLQDEIGFGNMRK; this is encoded by the coding sequence GTGAGTCTTGGCGAAAAGCTTCGAAAACAGCAGTATGATGCTATCTGGAAAGAATATTGCGGATTTCTTGATCTGACAATGCAGGATTACATGAAGATCCAGAATCGTCTGATGGAAGAGCAGATCCAGCTCTGGTCAGACTGTGAACTGGGCAAAAGCATTCTGAAGGGCAGGAGACCGTCCGGGATCGACGAGTTCCGTCGGCTGGTACCTCTTACCACTTATGAGGATTATGCGGATATGCTCCTCCAGAAGAGAAGTGAAACTCTTCCGGGGAATCCGATCATCTGGATACAGACGACCTGGGAAGGCGGACGCCATCCGATAAAGGTAGCACCATACACAAGAAGTATGCTGGATACCTACAGGAACAATGTAGTTGCCTGCCTCATATTAGCTACAAGCCGTGAAAAGGGCAAATTTGATGTGGAGGAAACGGACAAGATCCTTTACGGACTGGCACCGTTGCCTTTTGCTACCGGCCTTTTTCCACTGGCGCTGAAAGAAGATATCGACATCCGTTTTCTTCCGGAAGTGGAAGATGCGGTAAATATGAGCTTTGGTGAGCGGAACAAAGAGGGCTTCAAGATGGCCATGAAACAGGACGTGGAATTTTTCTTCGGACTTGGAAGTGTGGCCTATGCAGTAAGCCAGAGCCTCACCGGAAGCGTATCATCAGGAAAAAGCAAAACCTCCTTTTCGGAACTTCTGCAGTATAAACCAAAGATGCTGAAAAGGATCCTGAATGCCAAAAAGATCTGTAAGAAGGAGAAACGGGAGCTTCTTCCGAAAGACCTTTTTCACCTGAAGGGATTTATGGTGGCAGGAACCGACAACCAGTGCTATAAGGATGATCTGGAGGAAATGTGGGGAGTTCGGCCCATGGAGCTTTTTGCAGGAACGGAACCTTCCATTATAGGAACCGAGACCTGGACCAGGAACGGAATGTACTTTTTCCCGGATACCTGCTTTTATGAATTTATCACCGAAAAGGATATGCTCCATAATTATGAGGATCCCACGTTCACTCCTCCGACCTATCTTATGGATGAGGTTGTTCCCGGGGAGAAATATGAGCTTGTGATCACTGTGTTGAAGGGCGGAGCCTTTGCCAGGTACCGTGTGGGAGATATGTATCGATGCGTGGGTCTTACCAACCAGGAGGATCGGACACAGATCCCAAGATTTGAGTACATAGACCGTGTTCCGTGGATCATTGATATCGCAGGCTTTACCAGGATTTCGGAAAATGGTATCAAAAGTGTGATCCAGCTGTCCGGGCAGCCGGTTACGGATTGGATCGCAGTGAAAGAATATAATGAGAAAAAACGCCCATATCTGCATCTTTATATAGAAGTAAAAAAAGAAGCGCTGATGTATCAGGCTATGAGCACGGATATTCTGAAAGAACTTCTGACCACGTATTTCAAATATATCGATCAGGATTACCGGGATCTGAAGAAAATCCTGGGAATGGATCCCCTTGTGGTGACCATCCTGCGCTGTGGTACCTTTCATCTGTATGAGTCCAGAAAAGGACGGAAACCACGGCATATGAGCACTCCTTATTATGAGGTGGCGGAACTTTTGAGACTGCAGGATGAAATCGGATTCGGGAATATGAGGAAGTAA
- a CDS encoding histidine kinase N-terminal 7TM domain-containing diguanylate cyclase/phosphohydrolase: protein MESYISFSIISVFFYTFMILTLLAGKRSRIINSFMCVLGGMLCWTLGSFLMRMEAGPSYILWYYVSLAGILFLPYFYYVFISEFMGVRMGRKSKIPLLLMLLLFAINIPGGIILRWPDLIRKNGGAHFVYKITPWFLLFFVVAGITIIQIFITMYRGCRRHPGYRKQIEPILVGILIIFVGNLALAVPVFSGFPIDIVSGLINAVLMLYALTRRRLFQMRRLASDGVCFGVGVVLTVVLFINLSPYLMSYIRMLLPAASEYHVLIFSFVFLISAWLVTVLWKCLMNNVFIKKEIQQSQELKDFSQSVSRTLRVGEILRNTVNVLKETTNAGRIYICLRDKKSGEYQAVYSNRPLNDLTFSLKADNPVVTWLTRNEDCVVIRDFRSSTAYKSMWESEKHMFSELGIEYCAGLRQNDDLAGIIAISGDGHRNLNHNDLAMLSSVSSVASIAIKNARLYEAAWTEARTDELTGLLNRKYFYEILDEEYEKNKEGSLALILFNIDDFKLYNQLYGNQQGDVALRKVADIIQASVGEQGYVARHSAKEFAVLMPNYDIFSARNLAESIQKQILHMRNDSADYKLKILTVSVGISAAPYAARSAKELLDNADLAVYHVKRSGKNGIEIFDTMLKESLDEENAGKKSDHEHIYQSYESTIYALTAAIDTKDHYTFGHSNNVAYYATSLAKALNYTTEMVEIIRQAALLHDVGKIGIPEHILNKEGKLTDEEYEIMKGHVEASIGIIRHLPSLDYVIPAVIGHHERYDGNGYPRRIAGEDIPASARILCIADSFDAMTSKRCYKELMPVEKALRIIREEEGKQFDPDMAEVFIHIFREGKIHLAEPAELKREEKA from the coding sequence ATGGAAAGCTATATATCATTTTCAATCATTTCAGTTTTTTTCTATACATTTATGATACTGACTCTTCTGGCTGGTAAGCGCAGCCGGATCATCAACAGTTTCATGTGTGTGCTGGGAGGAATGCTCTGCTGGACGTTGGGCTCTTTTCTGATGCGTATGGAGGCAGGACCCTCTTACATCCTGTGGTATTATGTGTCTCTGGCCGGAATCCTGTTTCTGCCATATTTTTACTATGTGTTCATCAGTGAATTCATGGGAGTGCGTATGGGCAGAAAAAGCAAGATCCCATTGCTTTTGATGCTGCTGCTTTTTGCAATCAACATCCCGGGCGGGATCATCCTGCGCTGGCCGGATCTGATCCGTAAAAACGGTGGTGCGCATTTTGTTTATAAGATCACACCCTGGTTCCTTCTGTTCTTTGTGGTGGCAGGAATCACCATTATTCAGATCTTTATCACCATGTACCGCGGATGCCGGAGACATCCCGGATACCGCAAACAGATCGAACCGATCCTTGTGGGGATACTGATCATTTTTGTGGGAAACCTTGCGCTGGCAGTGCCGGTATTTTCCGGATTCCCCATCGATATTGTCAGCGGTCTGATCAATGCTGTCCTGATGCTTTATGCACTGACCAGAAGACGGCTGTTCCAGATGCGCCGTCTTGCGTCAGATGGGGTTTGCTTTGGTGTGGGCGTGGTCCTGACGGTAGTACTGTTTATCAATCTTTCACCGTACCTGATGAGTTATATCCGAATGCTGCTCCCTGCAGCCAGTGAGTATCATGTGCTGATCTTTTCTTTCGTTTTTCTTATATCTGCATGGCTGGTCACAGTGCTGTGGAAATGTCTGATGAACAATGTTTTTATCAAAAAAGAGATCCAGCAGTCTCAGGAGCTGAAAGATTTTAGCCAGTCAGTATCCAGGACACTCCGGGTAGGAGAGATCCTGCGCAATACGGTAAATGTGTTGAAGGAAACTACCAATGCAGGACGGATCTATATTTGTCTGAGAGACAAAAAATCAGGGGAATATCAGGCTGTTTACAGCAACCGTCCGTTGAACGATCTGACCTTTTCACTGAAAGCGGATAATCCGGTGGTCACCTGGCTTACCAGAAATGAGGACTGTGTGGTGATCCGGGATTTTCGTTCTTCCACAGCCTACAAATCCATGTGGGAGTCGGAAAAACATATGTTTTCAGAGCTGGGTATCGAATACTGTGCAGGTCTTCGCCAGAATGATGATCTGGCCGGGATTATTGCGATTTCCGGTGACGGACACAGAAATCTGAACCATAATGATCTGGCCATGCTGTCTTCGGTCAGTTCGGTAGCTTCCATTGCCATCAAAAATGCCAGACTTTATGAGGCGGCATGGACTGAGGCAAGGACCGATGAACTGACGGGCCTTCTGAACCGGAAATATTTTTATGAGATCCTGGATGAGGAATACGAAAAAAATAAAGAGGGTTCGCTTGCACTGATCCTGTTCAATATTGATGATTTCAAGCTGTACAATCAGCTGTACGGAAATCAGCAGGGAGATGTTGCACTTCGAAAGGTGGCAGATATCATCCAGGCAAGTGTGGGAGAACAGGGATATGTGGCACGTCACAGTGCCAAGGAATTTGCGGTCCTGATGCCAAATTACGATATTTTTTCCGCCAGAAATCTGGCAGAATCCATACAGAAGCAGATCCTGCATATGCGCAACGATTCTGCAGACTACAAGCTGAAGATCCTTACGGTAAGCGTGGGGATCAGTGCGGCGCCTTATGCGGCACGCTCAGCAAAGGAGCTCTTGGATAATGCGGACCTGGCAGTATATCATGTAAAGCGCAGCGGTAAAAACGGCATCGAGATTTTTGACACCATGCTGAAGGAAAGCCTGGATGAAGAAAATGCGGGTAAGAAATCCGATCATGAACATATTTATCAGTCCTATGAATCCACGATCTATGCGCTGACTGCAGCCATTGATACCAAAGATCATTATACCTTCGGACATTCCAACAATGTGGCTTATTACGCAACAAGTCTTGCGAAGGCGCTGAACTATACAACGGAAATGGTGGAGATCATCCGTCAGGCGGCGCTTCTTCATGATGTTGGAAAGATCGGGATCCCGGAGCATATCCTGAACAAGGAAGGCAAGCTTACGGATGAAGAGTATGAGATCATGAAAGGTCATGTGGAGGCGTCCATCGGGATCATCCGTCACCTTCCGTCGCTGGATTATGTTATCCCTGCGGTTATCGGTCATCACGAACGTTATGACGGAAACGGCTATCCAAGGAGGATCGCGGGAGAAGATATCCCGGCATCTGCAAGGATCCTCTGCATCGCAGATTCCTTTGATGCCATGACATCCAAACGTTGTTATAAGGAACTGATGCCAGTGGAAAAAGCTCTTCGGATCATAAGAGAAGAGGAAGGAAAACAGTTCGATCCGGATATGGCGGAGGTATTTATCCACATATTTCGGGAAGGAAAGATCCATCTGGCAGAACCGGCGGAGCTGAAACGGGAAGAAAAAGCATAA
- the yfcE gene encoding phosphodiesterase, translating to MKYMFASDVHGSAYYCRKMLEAYDKEKAERLVLLGDLLYHGPRNDLPKEYAPKEVIRLLNERKNQIYAVRGNCEAEVDQMVLDFPVMADYCILAIEGKTMYATHGHIYNKDNLPPMMDGDILIHGHTHVLKAENMGDYILLNPGSVSIPKEGNPPTYAILENGIFTIKDFEGNTVREITL from the coding sequence ATGAAATATATGTTTGCGTCCGATGTACATGGTTCGGCATATTACTGCCGGAAAATGCTGGAAGCATATGACAAGGAGAAGGCGGAGAGACTGGTGCTTCTGGGAGATCTGCTTTATCACGGACCAAGAAATGACCTTCCGAAGGAATACGCACCAAAGGAAGTCATCCGCCTTTTAAATGAGAGAAAAAACCAGATCTATGCAGTACGCGGAAACTGTGAGGCAGAGGTGGATCAGATGGTCCTGGACTTCCCGGTTATGGCAGATTACTGTATCCTTGCCATCGAAGGAAAAACGATGTACGCCACACACGGTCATATCTATAATAAGGATAATCTTCCGCCGATGATGGACGGAGACATTCTGATCCACGGCCATACACATGTGCTGAAGGCAGAAAATATGGGGGATTATATCCTTCTGAACCCAGGTTCCGTATCCATTCCAAAGGAAGGTAACCCGCCGACCTATGCAATCCTTGAGAACGGAATTTTTACCATTAAAGATTTTGAAGGAAATACAGTACGGGAGATCACTTTATGA
- a CDS encoding metallophosphoesterase family protein, producing MKVLIVSDTHGRDENLEIAINREAPFDMLVHCGDVEGREFYIEALAECPCSIVSGNNDFFSDLPREDVIEVEGNKILVTHGHYYGVSMAFDQLAEAARSRGCNAAFFGHIHVPVVEKEAGVLLVNPGSLAYPRQRGRRPSYAVMETDGKGEMHVEIRYL from the coding sequence ATGAAGGTGCTGATCGTAAGCGATACTCACGGAAGAGATGAAAACCTGGAGATCGCGATAAATCGGGAGGCTCCTTTTGACATGCTGGTACATTGCGGAGATGTGGAAGGCAGAGAATTTTATATCGAAGCCCTTGCAGAATGTCCCTGCAGTATTGTGTCCGGAAATAATGATTTTTTCTCGGATCTTCCGAGAGAAGATGTGATCGAGGTCGAGGGAAATAAGATCCTGGTAACTCACGGTCATTACTACGGTGTATCCATGGCCTTTGATCAGCTGGCAGAAGCTGCCCGCTCAAGGGGATGCAATGCGGCTTTTTTCGGACATATCCACGTACCGGTTGTTGAAAAGGAAGCAGGTGTGCTTCTGGTAAATCCCGGAAGTCTGGCTTATCCCAGACAACGGGGACGCCGTCCAAGCTATGCAGTAATGGAGACAGATGGAAAGGGCGAAATGCACGTAGAGATCCGTTACCTCTGA
- a CDS encoding XTP/dITP diphosphatase, translated as MKKIIFATGNEDKMKEIRRILADPSLEILSLKDAGIHADIDENGKSFEENAMIKAEAISKMTGEIVLADDSGLEIDYLNKEPGIYSARYMGEDTSYHIKNANLIQRLEGVPDEKRTARFVCAIAAAFPDGRRKTVRAAMEGRIGYEEKGENGFGYDPIFYLPEYGCTSAELSMEEKNRISHRGKALCLIKEELV; from the coding sequence ATGAAAAAGATCATTTTTGCTACCGGAAATGAGGATAAAATGAAGGAGATCCGAAGGATACTTGCGGATCCTTCTCTGGAGATCCTTTCCCTGAAGGATGCCGGGATCCATGCGGATATTGATGAAAATGGAAAAAGCTTTGAAGAAAATGCCATGATCAAGGCAGAAGCAATCAGTAAAATGACTGGCGAGATCGTTCTGGCAGATGATTCCGGTCTGGAGATCGACTATCTGAACAAAGAGCCGGGAATCTATTCCGCACGCTATATGGGTGAGGATACTTCTTATCATATTAAAAACGCAAACCTGATCCAGCGTCTGGAAGGTGTACCTGATGAGAAACGTACTGCACGTTTTGTATGTGCTATTGCGGCAGCTTTCCCGGATGGCAGAAGAAAGACAGTCCGTGCTGCCATGGAAGGCCGCATCGGCTACGAGGAAAAAGGGGAGAATGGCTTTGGCTATGACCCGATCTTTTATCTTCCGGAATATGGCTGTACTTCCGCAGAGCTTTCCATGGAAGAAAAGAACAGGATCAGCCATCGTGGAAAAGCTCTTTGCCTTATAAAGGAAGAGCTTGTATGA
- a CDS encoding THUMP domain-containing class I SAM-dependent RNA methyltransferase — MNLWELTAPCHFGTEAVLKREILDLGYEVTRVEDGRVTFEADAQGVADANLFLRTTERVLLKIGEVKAETFDELFEKTKALPWENYIPKNGKFWVAKANSIKSKLFSPSDIQSIMKKAIVERLKGIYGISWFPEDGPEFPIRVAFMKDVALIGIDTSGVSLHKRGYRQMTVKAPITETLASALLMLTPWKKDRILVDPFCGSGTFPIEAAMMAADMAPGLNRHFLAESWEHLIPKECWEDAREEARERVNLDIETDIQGFDIDAAAIKAARANAKMAGVDRLIHFQQRPVSELRHSKPFGFIVTNPPYGERIEEKSNLPALYREIGESYKGLDRWSMYLITAYDKAENDIGRKADKNRKIYNGMMKTYYYQFLGPRPPKKGSIKE; from the coding sequence ATGAATCTGTGGGAATTAACGGCGCCCTGTCATTTTGGAACAGAGGCGGTGCTGAAGCGTGAAATACTGGATCTTGGCTATGAAGTGACCAGGGTGGAAGACGGAAGAGTAACCTTTGAGGCTGATGCCCAGGGTGTGGCAGACGCCAATCTGTTCCTTCGTACCACAGAACGTGTGCTTCTGAAAATAGGCGAAGTAAAGGCTGAGACTTTTGATGAGCTTTTTGAAAAGACCAAGGCTCTCCCATGGGAGAATTACATACCGAAAAACGGTAAATTCTGGGTAGCCAAGGCAAACTCCATCAAAAGTAAGCTTTTTAGTCCATCTGATATCCAGTCCATTATGAAAAAAGCCATTGTAGAGCGTCTCAAAGGCATTTACGGGATTTCCTGGTTTCCGGAAGATGGTCCGGAATTTCCTATCCGTGTGGCCTTTATGAAAGACGTAGCTCTGATCGGAATCGACACTTCAGGAGTATCCCTCCATAAGAGAGGGTATCGCCAGATGACTGTCAAGGCACCTATCACCGAGACGCTTGCCAGTGCTCTTTTGATGCTCACTCCCTGGAAAAAGGACCGTATTCTTGTCGATCCGTTCTGCGGAAGCGGCACCTTTCCTATTGAGGCGGCAATGATGGCAGCGGATATGGCGCCGGGACTGAACCGTCATTTTCTGGCCGAGAGCTGGGAGCATCTGATCCCGAAGGAATGCTGGGAGGATGCAAGAGAAGAAGCCAGAGAACGTGTAAATCTTGATATTGAAACCGATATCCAGGGCTTTGATATCGATGCAGCTGCCATCAAGGCAGCACGCGCCAACGCAAAAATGGCAGGAGTGGACAGACTGATCCATTTCCAGCAGCGCCCGGTCAGTGAACTCCGCCATTCCAAACCCTTTGGTTTTATCGTGACAAATCCGCCATATGGTGAGCGGATCGAAGAAAAATCCAATCTCCCTGCATTGTACCGTGAGATCGGTGAAAGCTATAAGGGGCTGGATCGCTGGTCCATGTATCTGATCACTGCCTATGACAAGGCAGAGAATGACATCGGCCGAAAGGCAGATAAAAACCGTAAGATCTATAATGGAATGATGAAAACCTACTATTACCAGTTTCTTGGACCACGTCCGCCGAAGAAAGGAAGTATTAAAGAATGA